From a region of the Daphnia magna isolate NIES linkage group LG1, ASM2063170v1.1, whole genome shotgun sequence genome:
- the LOC116930689 gene encoding neuropeptide-like protein 31, whose amino-acid sequence MAANLKIAILIVALMLVAVAVAKKAKVVYVYHAGGYGGGYGGGYGGYSSGYGGYGGQRSYGGYGGGYSSGHGGYSSGYSGGYGY is encoded by the exons ATGGCTGCTAATTTGAAg ATAGCAATCCTTATCGTAGCGCTGATGCTCGTTGCTGTGGCCGTGGCGAAGAAAGCCAAGGTAGTCTATGTTTACCACGCCGGAGGTTACGGTGGCGGTTACGGTGGCGGCTACGGAGGGTACAGCAGTGGTTATGGTGGTTATGGCGGTCAACGAAGCTACGGAGGCTACGGAGGAGGTTACAGCTCAGGACACGGAG GTTATAGCTCGGGATATTCCGGTGGATATGGCTATTAA